TCGTATCGTAAACGCCAACCGAGTTCGACGTTGGACACTCCACTACCGATGCCAGTCTCATGCGAATCTTGGGCAGCAACGTTGATCTCGCCCCGAGTTTGCAAAACCCAACGCTGTGTCAGGCGAAGATCGTGGTAAATCTCACTGCGCCCTATCAGCTCGCCCTTGTTCGAAAGGAACAGGGCGTTCTCGTTCTCCAACCAAAATGGAAGCTGGGTTTCGGTTCCCAGCGTCAAGTAGGTCCGAGTGGGTGTTGGAGCGAAATCATGACGCACGCCGACCTGGAGATCGGTATATACGCCAATAGGGCGAGAATAGAGCGCCTGGAGCTCACCATCGCTGACCCCGTCTTTCGACGACCCCGTCCCTTCAGACTTCACTACAAAGCGATTAAGGTCCCCCCCATACCAAGCTTCGCCTGACCAGCGATAACCATTACCGCCCGAATTGCTCTGATATTCTGCAAGGTTGAGCATCATTTTCGATACGGTTGCGCCGCCGTGTTCCATGCGCAATTGCTTTACGGCCCGGTCCATTTCAGGCTTGCCAAAAAACCGATCCGCAACCCTGTCGGATGGCGCCGCTGGCGGCGGGCCCATGGGGATGCCCTCTTCACCATTCGGGCCCGGCATGTCCATTCCAGCCATGTCGCTCTGGTCCTGCAGCATGTTTGCCATGCCGCCATCTGCTTGGGCGTTATTGGCGGCCGCAGCGCCCATATCCATTTCAGCCATGGATTTGTCGCCCATATTCATGCCGGGCATGGCGTCAGGTTTCGCAGCGCCGTCCGCCTTTGCGTCACTCTTTCCCATGTCCATTTGACCAGACATATCCATGCCTGGAATTGAAGATATGTCAGTCGGAGTAGTGGCCGACGCCTTCTTCTTGGTGGCCCGCTTCACCGTCTTTTTAACGGCGGGCTTCTTCGCAGTTGTCTTTTTCGGTGCGGGTTTGGCAGCCGGCATTTGCATGCCTGGCATAGCCATGCCGGGCATGGCGGAATGGTCCTGAGCCACGGCAGGCATGGCGAACAAAAGCGGGGCGGCGGCAATGATCAGTGCACACTTCATTGAGCAGCTCCTTCGAACGGACGAACGGCAAACACCTGGAACATGCCTGCGTGCATGTGGTAGAGCATATGGCAGTGGAATGCCCAGTCGCCCGGCTCCGCCGTAAAATCCCAGGAAACTCTTCCCCCTGGAAGGACAATAACTGTGTGCTTTCTGGGCTTGTGTTCGTTGGGCGCACCGATCACCAGATCGAAGAAATGCCCGTGAAGATGGATCGGATGTGCCATCATCGTATCATTAATTAGCGTTACCCTGACCCTCTCGCCTTTTTCGAAGGTGTACGGCTTGGTGGAGTCGCTGAATTTTACGCCGTCGAAGCCCCAGATAAAGCGCTCCATGTTCCCGGTCAGGTGAATGTCCATGGCGCGCGTAGGCGTCCGAGGATCAGGGTTCGGTTGAAGTGACACCAAGTCCTTATAGACAAGCACACGATGACCAACACTATCCAGCCCTTGCCCGGCCTCGCCCGTCCTATCCACAGGCATGGGGGCGATCGTCTGCACACCCGGCCCCATTTTAACGCCGGGAGCGTTCAAAGGATTGCGCATGGACATATCCATTTGCATGCCACCGCCCTTCATATCGCCCATCGTATCAGAACCGCGTGGTTTCGGCGGCGCCATTCCAGCCACCGGCGCCTTCATCTCGGCCATACCCGACATGTCCATCGAACCGTGGTCCATGCCTTTCATTCCGGACATGTCACCTGGCGAAACACCGCCTTCCATAGACATACCGCCCATGGAGCCCATATCCATCCCCATGTCACGCATATTGCCAATCGGCCGTTTGCGAAGTGGCGGTACCTCGGCCGTCATCCCCGCTCGCGGCGCCAGGGTGGCACGCCCGTAGCCCGAACGGTCGACGGCTTCGGACATTATCGTAAAGGCCTTGTCTTCAGTCGGATGGACAATGACATCGTAGGTTTCCGCATTTCCGATCTGAAATTCATCGACTTCGACGGGACGAACCAACTGGCCGTCCGCCGCGACAACCGTCATCTTCAGACCTGGGATACGGACGTTAAACACCATTTGCGCGCCGGCATTAATGAAACGCAGGCGCACACGCTCGCCAGGATTGAACAGGGCCGTCCAGTTGTCGTCGGGGCCATGGCCGTTGACAAGAAACTTCAGGGCAGCACCGGTAACGTCTGAAATATCAGTAGGGTCCATGAGCATTTTGGCCCAGTCAAGCCGCTCAGCAAGGGTCTGATCCTCACCCTTCAACAAGCCAGCGACCGTTTGCCGCTGATAATTGAAGGCACCCGCCTCCTGCTTCAACCGCGCAAATATCATATGTGGGTGCATGTAGGTGAAATCGGACAGCATCACGACATATTCCCGATCCGACTGAACGGGATCGGCGTCGGCCGGATCGATAATGATGGGGCCATAATGGCCCATCTGCTCCTGGAGACCAGAGTGACTGTGGTACCAGTAGGTGCCGCTCTGAATGATAGGGAATTCATAAACGAAGGTTTCACCCGGTTTGATACCGGGAAAACTCACGCCTGGGACGCCGTCCATCTGGGGTGGAACAAGCAGGCCATGCCAGTGAATTGAGGTTTCTTCCTTCAGACGGTTCGTGACGGACAGCCTGACGTTTTGCCCCTGCTTCAGCCGCAATAGCGGCGCCGGCACCGTGCCATTGACCGTGACCACATGGCCCATTCGTCCGTCAAATTCCAAATGGCTTTCGGTCACATCAAGCGAAATATTTGGACCGGTCAGGCTGGGCAACTCGGCTAGGCCTCGAGTGGCGCTTTGCGCCCACCCCGGGAACATGGCCGTCAAAGCAGTTCCGCCGCCCATGGCAGCCACCGCGCGCAAAAGACCGCGCCGATCCAAATCCTTCATTGTGTTATCCCGTCAACTTGAAATACTTGATGCGGTAAACCGCTCTCTACGTATCTACGCGCCGGCGAAGCCTATCCCTCACTTCTAGATCAAAAAAGGACGTGAAGCTATGCGGTCGCTGGCGTCATGAATCCGCGACCAGATCTGCACCAAATTAACTGCGTTCGGCTAAGTTGTATATTCGCCGTGAGATCGCCTTGGCAAAAAGGTGGGATGGGCTTTCGACATATCGGTACATGACGGCTGATATCGCGAGTGATGCACCAAACCCGCAAATAACAAACGTCATAGCCGGGACCGCAGCCCCGCTAAGGCTTTCGTGAACGATCCAAGAGAGCCCAACTACAATCGGCCAATGAATCAGGTATAGCGAGTATGAGCGATCCCCTAACCATTGAAAAATATGTGGCGGCTGAATCGCTTTGGTTAGATCCATCGATGCCAGAGTAAACACAAGGCCTACAGCCGGCAGACCAACGAGCGCGACGCGCGCCCATTCGGCGGCGCTTCCGCGTAAACCAGGTGACACAGAGTTAAAATAGGCCGCGCCCATCAGCATCAGAAAGAGGGCGAACATAGCGGCGAATAAGCTGGTAAAACGTTGTCCTTTTTGTAACGCAACAGCAATCCAGCAGCCCATTAGGAACTCCAGCGGCAACGGCGCTAGCGCGAGGTGGATTATCGATGCTCGATTAGACGGCGGAAAAAACAAACCTGAGACGAGCACTATCATGGTCCAAACCCCGAGGCCGAAAAGTCGTGTCTTTCCCGGAAACATCAACAACGCCGCAAAGATCAGGTAGAAAATCACCTCATAGGACAGAGTCCACGCAGGTCCAAGCAAAGGACTGCCGTCATAAGGCATTAGGCTGATCTGACACAATGCCGGGCAGACCGTCTCTTTGGGCATCGCCTGCGGAAGCGCGACAGCGATCATAACGGTCAAGGCAAGTGCAGCCCAATAAGGCGGGTATATTCGCCCAGCCCGTCCAGTTAAGAAAGCGACGCTGCTACGCTCAGCGTTGCTTTTCCCAAATGACGACCAGGCCATCAGAAATCCCGACAGCACGAAGAAAATGTCCACGCCGGACCAAAGTAAACCTGACCCAGGAAGCAGCCATCCCGCCGAGAACCTTAGTCCCGCGTACTGACCAAGGTGATGAACCAGCACGGCAAGCGCCGCCACACCTCGCATAGCCTGAATGGAAGGCAACACCGAAGTGCCAGGTCGCATAGACAATTCGGTATCGTTCATGCCACGTCAGAAGTTCATGTGCCCAGCGCCGTGGGTAATTTCGCCGCCCATGAACGCTTGGGTCAGGATGACGACCACTGCCAAAGCCAACAGAATTTCATAACCCCGCGAGCTTGGCCTAGTCGCCGCGACTTCGGCAGGACGTTTGAAATACCAGAGCGCTAACAACAAGAAGGGAATCGCGGTGCCCGTCCAGCGGTGCAGCGTCAGTACCAGTTCGTCTTGCGCGGTCGGCCATCCCGCATCCATCCAGCCGGCCGGAGCAGCGACAAATGCGCCAAGCGCCGCCAGCGCCAGCAAAATCTTGTTCGCGGCTGTATACAACGGCTGTTTGCGGACGGCACCCGCCAGCTCAAGGAACGCAACAACAAGCGTCAGAGCGATAGGAAAATGAATTAGCGCTGGATGCCATGCGCCAAGCCAAGCTACCAACCGCCCGACATACGTCGTCGGTTTGGGCTTGTTCATATCCATGCCCATCGACATGCCGCTGTCGGTCGCGGTGGGCCAACTCATTTCCATCCCTGGCATATCGCTCATTGCTGCCTCTGATCCGTCAGACGCCGCCGAACTCGCGGCCGCTGAGGACGATTCCTGAGCGTGATTTTTATGCGCCGAAGCAGGGAGCGCGGCCATCGACATGACGAAGAGCGTGCCGAACATAGCCAGCCATTTGAAAATATTAGTCTTCACAGAAGTCGCTCCATCTGTATCGACTGCGCCACAGCGCGCATCGAGAAATTGGGAAAGGTAAAAGAGCCCGGGGTGAGGACCGGGCTCTCTTCACGCTACTTGCCGTGAATCTCGGAGATCACCGGCTTTCCGTCCTGGTTTTTCAGAACGAAATGGACGCTTTGACCAACTGTGAGGCCGCTCGTCAGCTCAGGCTTTTCCGTCTTGAACGTCATTGTCATGGCCGGCCACTTCAACGCAGCAATAGGACCGTGAGAAATCGTGATTGAAGCGCCTTTAGCGTCGATCGCCTTGATAACACCCTCGCCCTCCGCTGTCTGTGAGACTGCGTGTTCCTTACCCGCGTGGGCGAAGGCGGCAGGTGTGGCCGCAAGGATTGAAAAACCGGAAGCCGCGATAGCGATAAGCAATTTTTTCATGTCATGAACTCCTACGAATGGGCGAACGACCCACGTAATAAGGAGTACGCGCGCCAAAACACTTCCCCTCACCGCCCTTCAAAAAAATAAGGACGGCGTAAAAAGTTTCTGCGATCTTTGCGGGATTTTGAATAGCAGTGCGTATTGTCAATGGGCGTGGTGGAGAACTGGTAATGAGTAGCAGGTTGGAAAAGCTAATAACGATCTTGAATAGTGGCGCCTCCGCTGACCGGCTGACCGGTTTGGAAACCGACGTCATGCAGGGCATTAATGAGCGCAGACAGGAATTCAGAGTAATTTCAGCAGTTGCGCCGTTTGGTTTTGCATCGATCGGCTTGGCGATGGCCATCGGCGTATTCGTAGGGAGCCTTGCCGCTCTGGGCTCGATGGAAAAATCAACGGGCACACCCCTAAACTCTGGTGCCCGGCTGGCGCCCTCCAGCCTCCTGGAGAGTGACCGTTGAACGTTACCAAAGCCATATTATTTACTCTTGCGCTCTCAATCCTTGGTGCGGTTTTGGGGGCCTGGGGCGGGGCGCAATATGTTTTGCGCACGATAAACCATAACCCGCCGCTTCATGAGATCGTTCACAAGAAACTCAACCTGACACCGGCGCAACAAAAGACGATCGAGGCCTTGGAAGCAGACCATGCGTTGAAAGAGCACGCGCTCGAAGCAGAGATGCGAGCTGCCAACCTGCAACTCGCCCAAGCCTACAAGGCCGATCCGACTTACACGACCAACGTTCAGGCGGCCGTCGATCGCTGCCACATGGTCATGGGAGAAATGCAGAAGGAAACCATGCGTCACGTAATCGCCATGCGTGCCGTTCTGACGCCGCAACAGGCCAAGGAGTTTGACGATACGGTCATCCAGGCGCTCAGTGATCAAGCACAGTGAGTTCCGGGGAAGCCACGTCCGATACCGACCTGGCAAAGCTCGCAGCGACGGGCGATGACCGAGCATTTTCTGAATTGGTGCGCAGACATAAGGACCCCCTGTTTCGTCTGTTGAGGAGGTATGCGGGAAACCCGGACGACGCCTATGAAGCGGTGCAGGAAGCCTTCATTTCCGCGTGGAGTGCATTGGATCGTTACGACGCTTCAAGACCGTTCGGAGCATGGCTTCGAACGATCGCAATCAACAAGGCCCGCGACCGCAGCCGGCGAGCTGCGGTCAGACGGCTGATATTTTCGTCCAAGTCCGTCGATGATGCGCAAGCCATGGCCGTTCATGACGTGAGCATAGCACCGGAACAGATTTTGACGGACGGCGAAGACGCTCGTCGCCTTGAACTTGCAATCAGCCGGTTGCCCGCGAACCTTAAGGAGCCCCTCCTGCTCACGGCATTCGACGGGAATTCTCAACAGGCGGCAGCAGATATTTTGCGCGTATCGGTGAAGACGATTGAAACGCGCGTCGCACGCGCTCGGAAAAAACTGTCGGAACAACTTGGGGGTAGGCTTCTTTAGGGAGACGATCATGGTCAAGAGCACGGGCGATGCAGTCAGCGCGGTCGCGGTGTCAGCCTTAAGGGCGCAACAGGCCCGCATGCGGATCATCGCCGAAAATATCGCCAATTCCAGTTCAACCGCAAAGGCGCCTGGCGGCGAGCCTTACCGGCGGCAAGTACCAGTCTTCAAAGTCGACGATATTGAAGGCGCCAAGGGCGTGGCCTTGGCCCGGGTCGAACCCGATACGTCGCCCTTTCCGCAGGAATACGATCCAAGTCATCCCGCGGCCAACAAGGATGGATAAGTCTTACTACCGAATGTCTCGGGAATGATTGAAACAATGGATATGCAATCGGCGATCCGGGCCTATGAGGCAAATTTGAATATTCTTGAAAACCAGGACGCCATCGATAAATCCTCCCTGTCGATTCTCGACAAGGGGTAAACGATCTCGGTGCGTATACCTCTATGGAGGATACCCATAACGTTTCATTTGGTTGACTATCGCGCTTGGAGATTGTCATGCGCAAAGCAACGATTATGTCGTTCGGGTTTTGTGCTATGTGCTTATCGGGCGCGACCTGTTGCCTGTGACGGGATAACGCAGTGGAAATCAGTTGCATTTCATTGACATTTAAGAATTGGACTATACGCTGAATTTTATGGTCAAGGTCGTCCTTTACATTTTTGCCGTGATCGGGCTTCTCCTCTCGCCGCTTGCCGCTCAGGCCGCCGCGCGCGATTGCGGGACCATGTCCGGGCAAACTATGCAGATGACGGGCCACACTGACAGCAACATGGATTGCTGCGACCACGCCAAGAGCGAAAAGTCGTCGGACAAGGCTTGTTTTAACAACTGCATGGTCATGTGCGGCGTCAATGTTGGCAGCGCCTCAGACGGCTCGGTCATTCTGCCGGTGCTTGCCATCGAGCAAGTGACTTTCAATGATAAGGCACCTGCGCTCTTTGCCCAAGAGCCAAGTCTCGTCGTTCCTCCTCCCAAATCAAACGCGTAATAGGCGGACTCCGCCTTCGTTTACGCCCTTCAAGGCCCGGCTGTCCCATGCCTTCGCGCACACAGCCCGGCGTTGAGTATCGCTTGACCGTGATGCCACGTGCCGCGGGCAAGCCTCAGATCTGATTTGAGGAGCTATCTCCATGACTATGCGTCAAACCCTCGCCGCCACGGCGTGCGCCATCACCCTTGGCCTGCTGGCCGTCTCCGCCGCCTCGGCGCAAGCTGCCGATGGTAAGCCGTGCCACAAGTGCGACTACCGCACGGCGCCACCGTCGCCCAATCCCCACGATGTCATGCCGCGGATCGTCAAGGTTCCGTGCGCCCCGGCTGACATGGGCGATTGCCTGAAAACCGGAAAGTAAAGGCGTCGCCCACCCCTGCCGCGATGGCGGCAGGGGTGGGTCTCTGTCTTCGTATTTTCATTTTCAGGAATATTCCATGCGATTCGTCTCCCTCGCGGCGCTGTCCGCTCTGCTGACTCCCCTTGCGTTCTCCCCGCCGGTGCTGGCAGCGCCTCTCACGTTCGATGCAGC
This window of the Asticcacaulis excentricus CB 48 genome carries:
- a CDS encoding copper resistance protein B; translated protein: MKCALIIAAAPLLFAMPAVAQDHSAMPGMAMPGMQMPAAKPAPKKTTAKKPAVKKTVKRATKKKASATTPTDISSIPGMDMSGQMDMGKSDAKADGAAKPDAMPGMNMGDKSMAEMDMGAAAANNAQADGGMANMLQDQSDMAGMDMPGPNGEEGIPMGPPPAAPSDRVADRFFGKPEMDRAVKQLRMEHGGATVSKMMLNLAEYQSNSGGNGYRWSGEAWYGGDLNRFVVKSEGTGSSKDGVSDGELQALYSRPIGVYTDLQVGVRHDFAPTPTRTYLTLGTETQLPFWLENENALFLSNKGELIGRSEIYHDLRLTQRWVLQTRGEINVAAQDSHETGIGSGVSNVELGWRLRYEVKRNFGPYVGFSFDQKFGKTADFAKLAGEKSHQTSVVIGIRTFF
- a CDS encoding copper resistance system multicopper oxidase is translated as MKDLDRRGLLRAVAAMGGGTALTAMFPGWAQSATRGLAELPSLTGPNISLDVTESHLEFDGRMGHVVTVNGTVPAPLLRLKQGQNVRLSVTNRLKEETSIHWHGLLVPPQMDGVPGVSFPGIKPGETFVYEFPIIQSGTYWYHSHSGLQEQMGHYGPIIIDPADADPVQSDREYVVMLSDFTYMHPHMIFARLKQEAGAFNYQRQTVAGLLKGEDQTLAERLDWAKMLMDPTDISDVTGAALKFLVNGHGPDDNWTALFNPGERVRLRFINAGAQMVFNVRIPGLKMTVVAADGQLVRPVEVDEFQIGNAETYDVIVHPTEDKAFTIMSEAVDRSGYGRATLAPRAGMTAEVPPLRKRPIGNMRDMGMDMGSMGGMSMEGGVSPGDMSGMKGMDHGSMDMSGMAEMKAPVAGMAPPKPRGSDTMGDMKGGGMQMDMSMRNPLNAPGVKMGPGVQTIAPMPVDRTGEAGQGLDSVGHRVLVYKDLVSLQPNPDPRTPTRAMDIHLTGNMERFIWGFDGVKFSDSTKPYTFEKGERVRVTLINDTMMAHPIHLHGHFFDLVIGAPNEHKPRKHTVIVLPGGRVSWDFTAEPGDWAFHCHMLYHMHAGMFQVFAVRPFEGAAQ
- a CDS encoding acyltransferase family protein, which translates into the protein MNDTELSMRPGTSVLPSIQAMRGVAALAVLVHHLGQYAGLRFSAGWLLPGSGLLWSGVDIFFVLSGFLMAWSSFGKSNAERSSVAFLTGRAGRIYPPYWAALALTVMIAVALPQAMPKETVCPALCQISLMPYDGSPLLGPAWTLSYEVIFYLIFAALLMFPGKTRLFGLGVWTMIVLVSGLFFPPSNRASIIHLALAPLPLEFLMGCWIAVALQKGQRFTSLFAAMFALFLMLMGAAYFNSVSPGLRGSAAEWARVALVGLPAVGLVFTLASMDLTKAIQPPHIFQWLGDRSYSLYLIHWPIVVGLSWIVHESLSGAAVPAMTFVICGFGASLAISAVMYRYVESPSHLFAKAISRRIYNLAERS
- a CDS encoding DUF2231 domain-containing protein → MKTNIFKWLAMFGTLFVMSMAALPASAHKNHAQESSSAAASSAASDGSEAAMSDMPGMEMSWPTATDSGMSMGMDMNKPKPTTYVGRLVAWLGAWHPALIHFPIALTLVVAFLELAGAVRKQPLYTAANKILLALAALGAFVAAPAGWMDAGWPTAQDELVLTLHRWTGTAIPFLLLALWYFKRPAEVAATRPSSRGYEILLALAVVVILTQAFMGGEITHGAGHMNF
- a CDS encoding copper-binding protein, translated to MKKLLIAIAASGFSILAATPAAFAHAGKEHAVSQTAEGEGVIKAIDAKGASITISHGPIAALKWPAMTMTFKTEKPELTSGLTVGQSVHFVLKNQDGKPVISEIHGK
- a CDS encoding periplasmic heavy metal sensor yields the protein MNVTKAILFTLALSILGAVLGAWGGAQYVLRTINHNPPLHEIVHKKLNLTPAQQKTIEALEADHALKEHALEAEMRAANLQLAQAYKADPTYTTNVQAAVDRCHMVMGEMQKETMRHVIAMRAVLTPQQAKEFDDTVIQALSDQAQ
- a CDS encoding RNA polymerase sigma factor, with protein sequence MSSGEATSDTDLAKLAATGDDRAFSELVRRHKDPLFRLLRRYAGNPDDAYEAVQEAFISAWSALDRYDASRPFGAWLRTIAINKARDRSRRAAVRRLIFSSKSVDDAQAMAVHDVSIAPEQILTDGEDARRLELAISRLPANLKEPLLLTAFDGNSQQAAADILRVSVKTIETRVARARKKLSEQLGGRLL